From Osmerus mordax isolate fOsmMor3 chromosome 8, fOsmMor3.pri, whole genome shotgun sequence, a single genomic window includes:
- the LOC136947340 gene encoding potassium channel subfamily K member 13-like codes for MACRSGCGCGIGPLNEDNARFLMLALFIILYLLCGAAVFSALEQPKEREAKERWEQRFEHFSQTYNLSKKELNNFLKNYEEANMAGIRVDAIRPRWDFPGAFYFVGTVVSTIGFGMTTPATIGGKVFLIFYGLVGCASTILFFNLFLERVITVIAYVLKFCHQRRRRIAVLPPRSRRLSEGCGGSRGEGLAGWKPSVYCVMLILGAAAILVSCCASAMYSAVEGWGYLDSLYFCFVAFSTIGFGDMVSSQKAVYEGSSTAYHLGNFLFILTGVCCIYSLFNVISIVIKQVLNWLLRRLEAPCSYCPGRGEGGQKHQGNPRRNVVGPGHPRMHRDLSIETDAVNESEADGRRMSGEMISMRDFLAANKVNLAIMQKQLSEMANGHPRQPGSCSRHNGFSGGVGALGIMNNRLAETSVDR; via the exons ATGGCTTGCCGGAGCGGCTGCGGCTGCGGCATCGGTCCACTGAATGAAGACAACGCTCGGTTCCTGATGTTAGCGTTGTTCATAATCCTCTACCTCCTCTGCGGGGCCGCTGTCTTCTCAGCTCTGGAGCAGCCCAAAGAGCGGGAGGCAAAAGAACGATGGGAGCAAAGGTTTGAACATTTCAGTCAAACCTACAACCTGAGTAAGAAAGAGTTGAACAACTTCCTCAAAAACTACGAGGAAGCGAATATGGCCGGTATTCGTGTGGACGCTATCCGACCTCGTTGGGACTTCCCCGGGGCGTTTTACTTCGTGGGGACCGTTGTTTCAACCATTG GCTTCGGGATGACCACGCCAGCAACCATCGGGGGCAAAGTTTTCCTGATCTTCTACGGCCTTGTCGGCTGTGCCTCCACCATCCTCTTCTTCAACCTCTTCCTGGAACGTGTCATCACTGTCATCGCCTACGTCCTCAAGTTCTGCCACCAGCGGCGTCGGCGCATCGCCGTGCTCCCCCCAAGGAGCCGGCGACTCTCCGAGGGCTGCGGAGGCAGCCGGGGCGAGGGCCTAGCCGGCTGGAAGCCCTCGGTTTACTGCGTGATGCTGATCCTGGGcgcggcggccatcttggtctCCTGCTGTGCCTCGGCCATGTACTCAgcggtggagggctggggctaCCTGGACTCGCTCTACTTCTGCTTTGTGGCCTTCAGCACCATCGGTTTCGGGGATATGGTGAGCAGCCAGAAGGCTGTGTACGAGGGCTCGTCTACGGCCTATCACCTGGGGAACTTCCTGTTCATCCTGACGGGAGTGTGCTGCATCTACTCGCTCTTCAACGTCATCTCCATTGTCATCAAGCAGGTGCTCAACTGGCTactgaggaggctggaggcacCCTGCAGTTACTgtccggggaggggggagggggggcagaaacACCAGGGGAATCCCCGCAGGAACGTGGTGGGGCCCGGGCACCCGCGCATGCACCGGGATCTCTCCATTGAGACGGACGCGGTGAACGAGAGCGAGGCGGACGGGAGGAGGATGTCTGGGGAGATGATCTCCATGAGGGATTTCCTGGCAGCCAACAAG GTGAACCTAGCCATCATGCAGAAGCAGCTATCAGAGATGGCTAACGGGCATCCTCGCCAACCAGGCTCCTGCTCCCGCCATAACGGCTTCTCTGGCGGCGTGGGTGCACTGGGCATCATGAACAATCGCCTGGCCGAGACCAGTGTGGACAGATAG
- the LOC136947339 gene encoding 26S proteasome regulatory subunit 4 isoform X1: MGQSQSGGHGPGGGKKDDKDKKKKYEPPIPTRVGKKKKRTKGPDAASKLPLVTPHTQCRLKLLKQERIKDYLLMEEEFIRNQEQMKPLEEKQEEERSKVDDLRGTPMSVGTLEEIIDDNHAIVSTSVGSEHYVSILSFVDKDLLEPGCSVLLNHKVHAVIGVLMDDTDPLVTVMKVEKAPQETYADIGGLDNQIQEIKESVELPLTHPEYYEEMGIKPPKGVILYGAPGTGKTLLAKAVANQTSATFLRVVGSELIQKYLGDGPKLVRELFRVAEEHAPSIVFIDEIDAIGTKRYDSNSGGEREIQRTMLELLNQLDGFDSRGDVKVIMATNRIETLDPALIRPGRIDRKIEFPLPDEKTKRRIFQIHTSRMTVADDVTLDELILAKDDLSGADIKAICTEAGLMALRERRMKVTNEDFKKSKENVLYKKQEGTPEGLYL; the protein is encoded by the exons ATG ggTCAAAGCCAGAGCGGAGGCCATGGTCCTGGAGGGGGCAAGAAGGATGATAAG gacaagaagaagaagtatGAGCCTCCCATTCCCACCAGAGTtggcaagaagaagaaaagaaccAAGGGACCAGATGCAGCCAGCAAGCTGCCTTTAg TCACCCCACACACGCAGTGTCGGCTGAAGCTTCTGAAGCAGGAGAGGATCAAGGACTACCTCCTCATGGAGGAGGAGTTCATCAGGAACCAGGAACAGATGAAGCCTCTAGAGGAGAAACAAGAG GAGGAAAGGTCAAAGGTGGACGACCTGCGAGGGACCCCCATGTCGGTGGGAACCCTGGAGGAGATCATCGATGACAACCACGCCATCGTGTCCACCTCGGTGGGCTCGGAGCACTACGTCAGCATCCTCTCCTTTGTGGACAAGGACCTGCTGGAGCCTGGCTGCTCTGTCCTCCTCAACCAcaag GTCCACGCTGTGATCGGGGTGCTGATGGATGACACGGACCCCCTGGTAACGGTGATGAAGGTGGAGAAGGCCCCTCAGGAAACCTACGCTGACATCGGAGGGCTGGACAACCAGATCCAGGAGATCAAG gagTCTGTGGAGCTACCTCTGACACACCCAGAGTATTATGAGGAGATGGGCATCAAGCCGCCCAAGGGAGTCATCCTGTACGGAGCCCCAGGCACAG gtaaGACCCTACTGGCCAAGGCGGTGGCCAACCAGACGTCGGCTACGTTCCTGCGTGTGGTGGGTTCAGAGCTCATCCAGAAGTATCTGGGGGATGGGCCCAAGCTTGTGAGGGAGCTGTTCAGGGTGGCCGAGGAGCACGCGCCCTCCATCGTCTTCATAGACGAGATTGACGCCATCGGAACCAAaag ATACGACTCTAACtctggaggagaaagggagattcAGAGAACCATGCTGGAGCTGCTTAACCAGCTGGATGGTTTTGACTCCAGGGGGGACGTCAAggtcatcatggccaccaacaggATAGAGACCCTGGACCCTGCACTTATTAGACCTG GGAGAATCGACAGAAAGATCGAGTTCCCCCTGCCTGATGAGAAGACCAAGCGGAGGATCTTCCAGATCCACACCAGCAGGATGACTGTGGCCGACGACGTCACCCTGGACGAGCTCATCCTGGCCAAAGACGATCTCTCCGGAGCCGATATCAAG GCTATCTGTACAGAAGCAGGCCTCATGGCCCTCCGAGAGCGCAGGATGAAGGTCACCAACGAGGACTTCAAGAAGTCCAAGGAGAACGTCCTCTACAAGAAACAGGAGGGAACCCCCGAAGGACTGTACCtctaa
- the LOC136947339 gene encoding 26S proteasome regulatory subunit 4 isoform X2: MEEEFIRNQEQMKPLEEKQEEERSKVDDLRGTPMSVGTLEEIIDDNHAIVSTSVGSEHYVSILSFVDKDLLEPGCSVLLNHKVHAVIGVLMDDTDPLVTVMKVEKAPQETYADIGGLDNQIQEIKESVELPLTHPEYYEEMGIKPPKGVILYGAPGTGKTLLAKAVANQTSATFLRVVGSELIQKYLGDGPKLVRELFRVAEEHAPSIVFIDEIDAIGTKRYDSNSGGEREIQRTMLELLNQLDGFDSRGDVKVIMATNRIETLDPALIRPGRIDRKIEFPLPDEKTKRRIFQIHTSRMTVADDVTLDELILAKDDLSGADIKAICTEAGLMALRERRMKVTNEDFKKSKENVLYKKQEGTPEGLYL; this comes from the exons ATGGAGGAGGAGTTCATCAGGAACCAGGAACAGATGAAGCCTCTAGAGGAGAAACAAGAG GAGGAAAGGTCAAAGGTGGACGACCTGCGAGGGACCCCCATGTCGGTGGGAACCCTGGAGGAGATCATCGATGACAACCACGCCATCGTGTCCACCTCGGTGGGCTCGGAGCACTACGTCAGCATCCTCTCCTTTGTGGACAAGGACCTGCTGGAGCCTGGCTGCTCTGTCCTCCTCAACCAcaag GTCCACGCTGTGATCGGGGTGCTGATGGATGACACGGACCCCCTGGTAACGGTGATGAAGGTGGAGAAGGCCCCTCAGGAAACCTACGCTGACATCGGAGGGCTGGACAACCAGATCCAGGAGATCAAG gagTCTGTGGAGCTACCTCTGACACACCCAGAGTATTATGAGGAGATGGGCATCAAGCCGCCCAAGGGAGTCATCCTGTACGGAGCCCCAGGCACAG gtaaGACCCTACTGGCCAAGGCGGTGGCCAACCAGACGTCGGCTACGTTCCTGCGTGTGGTGGGTTCAGAGCTCATCCAGAAGTATCTGGGGGATGGGCCCAAGCTTGTGAGGGAGCTGTTCAGGGTGGCCGAGGAGCACGCGCCCTCCATCGTCTTCATAGACGAGATTGACGCCATCGGAACCAAaag ATACGACTCTAACtctggaggagaaagggagattcAGAGAACCATGCTGGAGCTGCTTAACCAGCTGGATGGTTTTGACTCCAGGGGGGACGTCAAggtcatcatggccaccaacaggATAGAGACCCTGGACCCTGCACTTATTAGACCTG GGAGAATCGACAGAAAGATCGAGTTCCCCCTGCCTGATGAGAAGACCAAGCGGAGGATCTTCCAGATCCACACCAGCAGGATGACTGTGGCCGACGACGTCACCCTGGACGAGCTCATCCTGGCCAAAGACGATCTCTCCGGAGCCGATATCAAG GCTATCTGTACAGAAGCAGGCCTCATGGCCCTCCGAGAGCGCAGGATGAAGGTCACCAACGAGGACTTCAAGAAGTCCAAGGAGAACGTCCTCTACAAGAAACAGGAGGGAACCCCCGAAGGACTGTACCtctaa